A window of Flavobacterium flavigenum contains these coding sequences:
- a CDS encoding amidohydrolase — MKADLILFNGKIHSFNAETPNVTAVAIKDGKFIAVGNDSEIMSFASGETKIIDLLNRRVVPGINDSHIHLIRGGLNYNLELRWDGVPSLADALRMLKEQVDRTPNPQWVRVVGGWSEFQFAERRMPTLEEINAIAPETPVFILHLYDRAIMNRAALKAVGYNKNTPAPPGGHIERDANGEPTGLIIATPNAMILYSTLAKGPTLSYEHQINSTRHFMKELNRFGITSVIDAGGGFQNFPDDYKVVNELNEKKQLTVRIAYNLFTQKPKQEFEDFSDWIDTVKLYQGNDMYRHNGAGEMLVFSAADFEDFLQPRPDLPENMEAELEKVVRLLVENRWPFRLHATYNESITRFLNVFEKINREVPFNGLPWIFDHAETIDERNIERVKALGGGIAVQSRMAYQGEYFTDRYGAKAAENTPPIKKMIEMEVPVGAGSDATRVSSYNPWVSMYWMTAGKTVGGLQLYNESRLNRETALELYTRGSAWFSQEQAKKGDIKKGMFADLVVLDRDYFSIDDEDIKKIEADLTIVDGKIVYANGDFSSFSPPHIPILPDWSPTNIYNGYPARNSFQSTIEKNAHTHAKPSLTSKIHNCSGSCDVHLHNHDAARLSNVPVNNYNAFWGALGCSCFAF, encoded by the coding sequence ATGAAAGCAGATTTAATTTTATTCAACGGAAAAATTCACAGTTTCAATGCCGAAACGCCAAATGTAACCGCTGTAGCCATAAAAGACGGAAAATTTATTGCCGTTGGAAATGACAGCGAGATCATGAGTTTTGCATCAGGAGAAACCAAAATAATTGATCTTTTAAACCGAAGAGTGGTTCCTGGAATCAACGATTCGCATATTCACTTAATTCGCGGCGGATTAAACTATAATTTAGAATTGCGCTGGGACGGAGTTCCTTCTCTTGCTGATGCGCTTCGCATGTTGAAAGAACAAGTAGACCGCACTCCAAATCCGCAATGGGTTCGTGTTGTGGGCGGTTGGTCAGAGTTTCAGTTTGCCGAACGCAGAATGCCTACTTTAGAAGAAATCAATGCAATTGCTCCAGAAACGCCTGTTTTTATTCTGCATTTGTATGATAGAGCAATTATGAACAGAGCCGCGCTTAAAGCCGTTGGTTACAACAAAAATACACCAGCTCCTCCAGGAGGACATATCGAAAGAGATGCAAATGGAGAGCCAACAGGATTGATTATTGCAACACCAAACGCGATGATTTTATATTCGACTTTAGCAAAAGGGCCGACACTTTCGTATGAACATCAAATCAATTCGACACGTCATTTTATGAAAGAACTCAACCGTTTTGGAATCACAAGTGTGATTGATGCCGGCGGCGGTTTTCAGAATTTTCCTGACGATTATAAAGTCGTAAATGAATTAAATGAAAAGAAACAATTGACGGTTAGAATTGCGTACAATCTTTTCACTCAAAAACCAAAACAAGAATTTGAAGATTTCTCCGATTGGATTGATACAGTAAAATTATATCAGGGAAATGATATGTATCGTCATAACGGTGCGGGTGAAATGTTGGTTTTCTCTGCAGCCGATTTTGAAGATTTTTTACAGCCAAGACCTGATTTACCAGAAAACATGGAAGCAGAACTAGAAAAAGTAGTTCGTCTTTTGGTAGAAAATCGCTGGCCGTTTAGGCTTCATGCTACTTATAACGAAAGCATTACCAGATTTTTGAATGTCTTCGAAAAGATAAACCGTGAAGTCCCGTTTAACGGTTTACCGTGGATTTTTGACCACGCTGAAACTATTGACGAACGCAACATCGAACGTGTAAAAGCACTTGGCGGAGGGATCGCCGTTCAAAGCAGAATGGCGTATCAAGGCGAATATTTTACCGATCGTTACGGCGCAAAAGCAGCAGAAAACACACCGCCAATCAAAAAAATGATTGAAATGGAAGTTCCTGTTGGTGCAGGTTCAGATGCTACACGTGTAAGCAGTTACAATCCGTGGGTTTCTATGTATTGGATGACGGCTGGAAAAACTGTTGGAGGTTTACAATTATACAATGAAAGCCGATTGAACAGAGAAACAGCTTTGGAATTATATACTCGTGGAAGCGCTTGGTTTTCTCAAGAACAAGCTAAAAAAGGAGATATCAAAAAAGGAATGTTTGCCGATTTAGTGGTTCTGGATCGTGATTATTTTAGCATTGACGATGAAGACATCAAAAAAATCGAAGCTGATTTAACGATTGTAGACGGAAAAATTGTCTATGCAAATGGCGATTTCTCTTCTTTCTCTCCGCCGCATATTCCGATTCTTCCAGATTGGTCGCCGACGAATATATACAACGGATATCCAGCAAGAAACAGTTTTCAAAGTACAATTGAGAAAAATGCTCATACTCATGCAAAACCAAGTTTAACATCAAAAATACACAACTGCAGCGGCAGCTGCGATGTGCACTTACACAATCACGACGCTGCAAGATTAAGCAATGTTCCAGTTAACAATTACAATGCATTTTGGGGTGCTTTAGGGTGTTCTTGTTTTGCTTTTTAA
- a CDS encoding M17 family peptidase N-terminal domain-containing protein, whose translation MKNLVLLKKYAIRETTLIFLLFAGLTNTAFAQNAALGSTTTWGKVDGVAVNGLVQGPSAAEADLQVACVFEYTEGDIFNPPALPANLNGMVHLDDAFKGLITELRKSGKFTGHALETLLITPPKGTLASKKLLLIGLGDRNKFTPDLMISVGSVAIREALRLGVSNFSFASDIKDAGIDSPTALVATNVVLGSFEAYRTQNYLKEKKLSDNKPLTKIILLAGPAFYTIAGEGIKEAITKLNSK comes from the coding sequence ATGAAAAACTTAGTTCTTTTAAAAAAATATGCGATTAGAGAAACGACTCTAATTTTTCTACTATTCGCAGGCTTAACAAATACTGCTTTTGCACAAAACGCTGCACTCGGATCGACTACAACTTGGGGAAAAGTAGACGGAGTTGCTGTAAACGGGTTGGTTCAAGGACCATCTGCAGCAGAAGCAGATTTACAAGTTGCCTGCGTTTTCGAATATACAGAAGGGGATATTTTTAATCCTCCTGCCCTTCCTGCCAACCTTAACGGAATGGTTCATCTTGACGACGCTTTTAAAGGTCTGATTACCGAATTAAGAAAAAGCGGCAAATTTACCGGACATGCTCTTGAAACTTTATTGATTACACCGCCAAAAGGAACTTTAGCATCAAAAAAACTTTTACTTATTGGTTTAGGCGACCGTAATAAATTTACTCCAGATTTAATGATCAGTGTAGGAAGTGTTGCGATACGTGAGGCTTTGCGTTTGGGAGTCAGCAACTTTTCTTTTGCAAGCGATATTAAAGATGCTGGAATCGATTCTCCAACAGCTTTGGTTGCGACAAATGTAGTTTTAGGTTCTTTTGAGGCTTATAGAACGCAGAATTATTTGAAAGAGAAAAAATTATCCGACAATAAGCCATTAACTAAAATTATTCTGCTTGCTGGTCCAGCTTTCTACACCATTGCAGGCGAAGGAATTAAAGAAGCAATCACAAAATTAAATTCTAAATAA
- a CDS encoding DoxX family protein, whose amino-acid sequence MIDLIKQILNSDLGSSFNNAAILVFRILLAVELFRVHGMKKFRVENGQKEHVPNPLHLPEKLNGLVAAFSDTVVPFFIILGLGTRLAVLPTIGVTAVGYFVVHRKDSLEVRDVPYMYTLSLLLILALGAGKYSLDYYLLNLI is encoded by the coding sequence ATGATAGACCTTATAAAACAAATCCTAAACTCTGATTTAGGAAGTTCATTCAACAATGCTGCAATTCTGGTTTTTAGAATTCTTTTGGCTGTTGAACTTTTCAGAGTGCACGGAATGAAAAAATTCAGAGTTGAAAACGGACAAAAAGAACACGTTCCAAATCCATTGCACCTTCCTGAAAAACTAAACGGATTGGTGGCGGCTTTTTCAGATACTGTAGTTCCGTTTTTTATTATTCTCGGACTTGGAACTCGTTTAGCAGTTTTACCGACAATTGGCGTAACAGCTGTTGGTTATTTTGTAGTGCACAGAAAAGATTCGCTCGAAGTACGCGACGTTCCTTATATGTACACTTTATCGCTATTACTAATTCTAGCGCTTGGCGCAGGAAAATATTCACTTGATTATTATTTATTAAACCTAATTTAA